Proteins co-encoded in one Lacerta agilis isolate rLacAgi1 chromosome 6, rLacAgi1.pri, whole genome shotgun sequence genomic window:
- the TCTEX1D4 gene encoding tctex1 domain-containing protein 4, translated as MAEQPQVLSQETLNQTMSSEGTDSGDPKPGSLTLPLHSQSTDMAPKPLLRLQSIEEGKAPFPPSRRSSIMSILNAPFPSRRNSLAAGGRRLSIGPWMHCGRVSFSGLPLFEPMRETHYENSYKTKPDEGCKFNASQVQQVLESVLATYLGDAKYNPANGGQVAKNLSDIIRNRVKELIPPRYKLVCNVFLGQQANQGLRIASQCLWDVENDSFASATFTNSSLFAVATVHGLYFE; from the coding sequence ATGGCAGAGCAGCCTCAGGTACTGTCCCAGGAAACTTTAAACCAGACGATGTCCTCAGAAGGCACAGACTCTGGAGATCCGAAGCCAGGGTCACTCACTCTCCCCCTGCACTCCCAGTCAACAGATATGGCACCCAAGCCACTACTTCGTTTGCAGAGTATCGAAGAAGGGAAAGCCCCCTTTCCACCATCCCGGAGAAGCTCCATCATGAGCATCCTCAATGCCCCCTTTCCCAGCAGGAGGAACTCGCTGGCTGCTGGGGGAAGGCGCCTCTCCATTGGACCCTGGATGCATTGCGGTCGAGTGAGTTTCTCTGGGTTACCACTCTTTGAACCCATGCGGGAGACACACTATGAAAATAGCTACAAGACGAAGCCAGATGAAGGCTGCAAATTTAATGCCTCCCAAGTGCAGCAAGTTCTTGAGTCTGTCCTAGCCACCTACCTAGGGGATGCCAAGTATAACCCTGCAAACGGTGGGCAGGTGGCCAAGAACCTGTCAGACATCATCAGGAACAGAGTCAAAGAGCTCATCCCACCTCGCTACAAGCTGGTGTGTAACGTATTTCTGGGCCAACAGGCCAACCAAGGTCTGCGCATTGCTAGTCAATGCCTCTGGGATGTGGAGAATGACAGTTTTGCATCTGCCACTTTCACTAACTCATCACTCTTTGCTGTGGCCACAGTTCATGGACTCTATTTTGAATGA